A genomic segment from Glycine max cultivar Williams 82 chromosome 1, Glycine_max_v4.0, whole genome shotgun sequence encodes:
- the LOC100785024 gene encoding probable ubiquitin-conjugating enzyme E2 16, whose amino-acid sequence MTSSSAAARKNLSKIACNRLQKELVEWQVNPPTGFKHKVTDNLQRWVVEVTGAPGTLYANETYQLQVDFPENYPMEAPQVIFLHPAPLHPHIYSNGHICLDILYDSWSPAMTVSSICISILSMLSSSTTKQRPEDNDRYVKNCRNGRSPKETRWWFHDDKV is encoded by the exons ATGACGAGTTCCTCTGCTGCCGCTCGCAAG AATCTGAGTAAGATTGCCTGCAATAGGCTCCAGAAAGAGCTCGTGGAGTGGCAGGTCAATCCCCCAACTGGTTTCAAGCACAAAGTCACCGACAATCTCCAGAG GTGGGTGGTTGAAGTCACTGGAGCTCCTGGGACACTTTACGCTAACGAGACCTACCAGCTTCAGGTCGATTTTCCTGAGAATTACCCGATGGAAGCTCCTCAG GTGATATTCTTGCATCCGGCTCCGCTGCATCCCCATATCTACAGTAACGGCCATATTTGTTTAG ATATATTGTATGATTCATGGTCCCCTGCGATGACAGTTAGTTCTATCTGCATCAGTATTCTCTCAATGCTTTCAAGCTCAACCACAAAG CAACGCCCTGAAGATAATGACCGCTATGTAAAGAACTGCAGAAATGGCAGATCACCCAAGGAGACAAGGTGGTGGTTCCATGATGACAAAGTATAA